From Mesomycoplasma dispar, a single genomic window includes:
- a CDS encoding tRNA (cytidine(34)-2'-O)-methyltransferase, with product MINIVLFQPEIGPNTGNIIRSCFVLNMKLHIIKPIAFDLDPKHLKRPAAGILLSDIEHEIYENWQDFIIKYGKENLYFITRYGKKIYTDVNYNEEINEKSNIFLVFGRESTGIPVEILKKNKEKCLRIPMVAKARSLNLANTVVIVAYEVYRQLDFQDLSRFEVQKGKNYLDKN from the coding sequence ATGATTAACATTGTCTTATTTCAACCCGAAATTGGTCCTAATACTGGGAATATCATTCGTTCTTGTTTTGTTTTGAATATGAAATTACATATAATCAAGCCAATCGCTTTTGATTTAGATCCAAAACATCTAAAACGTCCAGCTGCAGGAATTTTGCTTTCGGATATAGAGCATGAAATTTATGAAAATTGACAAGATTTTATAATAAAATATGGCAAAGAAAATCTTTATTTCATTACCCGTTATGGTAAAAAAATTTATACTGATGTTAATTACAATGAAGAAATAAATGAAAAAAGCAATATTTTTCTTGTTTTTGGTCGAGAATCAACAGGAATTCCTGTTGAAATTTTGAAAAAAAATAAAGAAAAATGTTTAAGAATTCCAATGGTAGCAAAGGCTCGTTCCTTAAATCTTGCAAATACAGTTGTAATTGTTGCTTATGAAGTTTATCGTCAATTAGATTTTCAAGATCTATCACGTTTCGAGGTTCAAAAAGGAAAAAATTATCTTGATAAAAATTAA
- a CDS encoding TrmH family RNA methyltransferase, with amino-acid sequence MIKIKEINSLNNSNLKEIIKLKSKKYRNLLHKFIVEGFKEIEIGSKNNLLKTIITTKENFEKYRKFGTDFILVTEKILEKLSQYESPSDGIAVCNFKPQPEIDFFLNSKRLIILENIQDPGNLGTIIRNSVSFGFDIVYSGVNLYNFKTISASKGAIFNANIYFFKDILDFFNYKLTQEIIITSLENGAKNLDTFKIDAKKSYALIFGNEGQGVSKTLGKFAKHKIYIPINFESLNVASAHAIFCHFFRLK; translated from the coding sequence TTGATAAAAATTAAGGAAATAAACTCTTTAAATAACTCAAATTTAAAAGAAATAATTAAGCTAAAATCAAAAAAATACCGTAATTTATTGCATAAATTTATTGTTGAAGGTTTTAAAGAAATTGAAATAGGAAGCAAAAATAATTTGCTCAAAACTATAATAACAACAAAAGAAAATTTTGAAAAATATAGAAAATTTGGAACTGATTTTATTTTAGTGACTGAAAAAATTCTTGAAAAGTTATCACAATATGAAAGTCCAAGCGATGGAATTGCAGTTTGTAATTTTAAACCACAGCCAGAAATTGACTTTTTTTTGAACTCAAAGCGGTTAATAATTCTTGAAAATATTCAAGATCCAGGAAATTTAGGTACAATTATTCGAAATTCTGTTAGTTTTGGTTTTGATATTGTCTATTCGGGCGTGAATCTTTACAATTTTAAAACAATTTCAGCATCAAAAGGTGCTATTTTCAATGCAAATATCTACTTTTTTAAAGATATTTTGGATTTTTTTAATTATAAATTAACACAAGAAATTATCATAACTTCATTGGAAAATGGTGCAAAAAATTTAGACACTTTTAAAATTGATGCTAAAAAATCATATGCCTTAATTTTTGGTAACGAAGGACAAGGGGTCTCAAAAACACTAGGTAAGTTTGCAAAACACAAAATTTATATTCCAATAAATTTTGAATCATTAAATGTTGCAAGTGCACACGCAATTTTTTGCCATTTTTTTAGACTTAAATAA
- a CDS encoding Hsp33 family molecular chaperone HslO: MESYSNVYLRKNILIIVSEMTKIVNDAIKVHQIDNINSLILASAINVFGPLSRLIKEKNGGYTVTVKSENLESLIIETNKNGQIRASINSKNFEISRDFFKKYSVNQLLSSFITNSGFLKISRFNDRKIYSGQVELQVGDFISDLAFYFHQSQQTKSVIKNLIKINDELKITKAQSLIIQLLPGYQSDEIEEVEKWLANKKIYDFIDFFKNFNLIENQNWTYFCNCVNKNFEKNLNLLTEKEVDNLIENYQKIEFKCNFCGKSQWFTKKDWLFVQKPFSIATVESLTGGALAAEIVKTAGASQFFAGGLVCYQNRIKEQIGIDTTNGVTNAETALKMADYGLNFFKTKYAISLTGNAGPGIQDGKLGQVFIALNNKVWEMNFQGSRSEIIKATIEFAAKKINEIRENTVKI, from the coding sequence ATGGAATCATATTCTAATGTTTATTTACGGAAAAATATTTTAATAATTGTTTCGGAAATGACAAAAATTGTCAATGATGCAATTAAAGTTCATCAAATTGATAACATTAATTCGTTAATTTTAGCCAGTGCAATTAATGTTTTTGGCCCACTTTCGCGGTTAATTAAAGAAAAAAATGGCGGATATACAGTCACAGTTAAGTCTGAAAATTTAGAATCATTAATTATCGAAACAAACAAAAACGGACAAATTCGTGCTAGTATTAACAGTAAAAACTTCGAAATTTCAAGAGATTTTTTTAAAAAATACAGTGTAAATCAATTATTAAGTTCATTTATAACTAATTCTGGTTTTTTAAAAATTAGTAGATTTAATGATAGAAAAATTTATTCTGGTCAAGTTGAGTTGCAAGTTGGCGATTTTATTAGTGATTTAGCTTTTTATTTTCATCAGTCACAACAAACAAAGTCGGTAATAAAAAACTTAATAAAAATAAATGATGAACTAAAAATTACAAAGGCACAATCTCTAATTATTCAACTTTTACCAGGTTATCAGTCTGATGAAATTGAAGAAGTTGAAAAATGACTTGCAAACAAAAAGATCTATGATTTTATAGACTTTTTTAAAAATTTTAACCTAATCGAGAATCAAAATTGAACCTATTTTTGCAATTGTGTAAATAAAAATTTTGAAAAAAATTTGAACCTGCTAACCGAAAAAGAAGTTGATAATTTAATTGAAAATTATCAAAAAATTGAATTTAAATGTAATTTTTGCGGAAAAAGTCAATGATTTACGAAAAAAGATTGACTTTTTGTACAAAAACCTTTTAGTATCGCAACAGTTGAGTCGCTAACTGGTGGTGCGCTTGCTGCTGAAATTGTAAAAACCGCTGGTGCAAGTCAATTTTTTGCTGGCGGACTTGTTTGTTATCAAAATCGAATTAAAGAACAAATTGGAATCGATACAACAAACGGAGTCACTAATGCAGAAACAGCTTTAAAAATGGCTGACTACGGTTTAAATTTTTTCAAAACTAAATATGCAATTAGTTTGACAGGCAATGCGGGCCCAGGAATCCAAGATGGAAAATTAGGACAAGTTTTTATTGCTTTGAATAATAAAGTTTGAGAGATGAATTTTCAAGGTTCACGTTCTGAAATAATTAAAGCAACTATTGAATTTGCTGCTAAAAAAATAAACGAAATTAGAGAAAATACGGTAAAAATATAG
- a CDS encoding chromate transporter, translated as MNTNSNKSVKIKDFLYFLWFTMKISLISFGGGNSLMPIIFSYAVTKKQWISKKDFDEGLILTNLLPGPSVVQMLSLIGIKRLGVIRGVLATILGILPHLLLFLALIYALKFLPKRYLIVLNLAIFSTIIGILLGFSYIYWKNDRKSLNSAIYFTILLFSFIYSFFVPSPYNLALVPIFAVIFIYSVWFFIKKRKKKHDITN; from the coding sequence ATGAACACAAATTCCAATAAATCGGTAAAAATTAAAGACTTTTTATACTTTTTATGATTTACAATGAAAATTTCTTTAATTTCTTTTGGTGGCGGTAACTCTTTAATGCCAATAATTTTTAGTTATGCCGTCACCAAAAAACAGTGAATTTCAAAAAAAGACTTTGATGAAGGTTTGATTTTAACAAACTTATTACCTGGTCCGTCGGTTGTCCAAATGCTTTCCTTAATTGGAATCAAAAGATTAGGCGTTATTCGCGGAGTTTTAGCGACTATTTTAGGAATTTTGCCGCACCTTTTATTATTTTTAGCTCTAATTTATGCGCTTAAATTTTTGCCAAAAAGGTATTTGATTGTTCTGAATTTAGCGATTTTCTCGACAATTATTGGTATTTTATTAGGTTTTTCTTATATTTATTGGAAAAACGATAGAAAATCATTAAATTCTGCTATTTATTTTACTATTTTACTATTTAGTTTTATCTATAGTTTTTTCGTTCCAAGCCCATATAATTTAGCACTAGTACCGATTTTTGCAGTTATTTTTATCTATTCAGTTTGATTTTTTATAAAAAAACGAAAAAAAAAGCATGATATTACTAATTAG
- a CDS encoding MAGa7180 family putative nuclease, which yields MYRNRKFYHKKDYFIDYENQVLILEPSFHQKLLNKKFGFNTGFKKVGGTLIGEVLGIDNFSSPFRAFVKISKLDMPILDTKYIDAGVAIEPLVIKAISEKLNVKIETFPPEKFNYDYFKEDPIIGGIPDGFIQKTNTIIEIKTTGIKNFIKWGNKGENLPQKYIKQAQLYSFLKKAKKYAIVATFLEESDYKNPSEFPIKNRHIKAYSFDVNENQVLDDIEKIKKWYNYYTKLGTSPKFNPVTDAQILEYLSCENEEQWKILWEKWTESIATENQ from the coding sequence ATGTACAGAAATCGAAAGTTTTACCATAAAAAAGATTATTTTATTGACTATGAAAATCAGGTTTTAATTTTAGAACCTTCATTTCACCAAAAATTACTAAATAAAAAATTCGGATTTAACACTGGATTTAAAAAAGTTGGTGGAACTTTGATTGGCGAAGTTCTCGGCATTGATAATTTTAGTTCTCCATTTCGTGCTTTTGTTAAAATTTCAAAACTTGATATGCCAATTTTAGACACAAAATATATTGATGCTGGAGTTGCAATCGAACCACTTGTTATTAAAGCGATTTCTGAAAAGTTAAATGTAAAAATCGAAACTTTTCCACCCGAAAAATTTAACTATGATTATTTCAAAGAAGATCCAATTATTGGTGGAATTCCTGATGGGTTTATTCAAAAAACCAACACGATAATTGAAATAAAAACAACAGGAATAAAAAATTTTATAAAATGGGGAAATAAAGGTGAAAATTTACCACAAAAGTATATAAAGCAAGCACAATTATATTCTTTTTTAAAAAAAGCAAAAAAATACGCAATTGTCGCTACTTTTTTAGAAGAATCTGACTATAAAAACCCTAGTGAATTTCCTATCAAAAACCGCCATATCAAAGCTTATAGTTTCGACGTTAATGAAAATCAAGTTCTTGATGACATTGAAAAAATCAAAAAATGATACAATTATTATACAAAATTAGGCACTTCTCCAAAATTTAACCCAGTTACTGATGCGCAAATTTTAGAATACCTAAGTTGTGAAAACGAAGAACAGTGAAAAATTCTTTGGGAAAAATGGACAGAATCAATCGCCACGGAAAATCAGTAA
- a CDS encoding chromate transporter, with translation MILLISLAILGLVLISLLVFGGGQVFMPVFNWFWLLLGELGMNINQEQINEIFTVANSTPGVLSIKLAVMTGFLIGNFGIIGWILSIIFLIAFIFPAIFLIIFWLKIAKRVEAKNSIFWTNLVKVFRPAIIGIILALAFQLFVNLILVNYTFNSNHGYVLTKEVNEFLQGWRFWVFILFAFFWTIIVFILYLRKTNLFLLIIIGVSLALISLQPWL, from the coding sequence ATGATATTACTAATTAGTTTAGCGATTCTTGGGCTTGTTTTAATTAGTTTGCTTGTTTTTGGCGGCGGACAAGTTTTTATGCCAGTCTTTAATTGGTTTTGATTACTTCTTGGCGAATTAGGGATGAATATTAATCAAGAACAAATCAACGAAATTTTCACTGTTGCAAATTCAACACCAGGAGTTTTGTCAATAAAATTGGCAGTAATGACAGGTTTTTTAATAGGTAATTTTGGAATTATCGGTTGGATTTTATCAATTATTTTCCTGATTGCCTTTATTTTTCCAGCAATTTTTTTAATTATTTTTTGATTAAAAATTGCAAAACGTGTTGAAGCAAAAAATAGCATTTTTTGAACTAATTTGGTAAAAGTTTTCCGACCTGCAATCATCGGAATTATTTTAGCATTGGCCTTTCAATTATTTGTCAATTTAATTTTAGTAAATTACACTTTTAATTCCAATCACGGTTATGTTTTGACAAAAGAAGTTAACGAATTTTTGCAGGGATGAAGATTTTGAGTTTTTATTTTATTCGCTTTTTTTTGGACTATAATAGTTTTTATTCTCTATTTAAGAAAAACAAATCTCTTCTTATTAATAATTATCGGAGTTTCACTTGCGCTAATTAGTCTTCAACCTTGACTTTAA